CGCCGGACCGGGCGGCGCCGGCCGCCGGGTCCGCTTCGTGTCCGACTTCGGCGACGGCTACGAGGGCGGCGCGGGCGTGGACTTCGAGGACCTGTTCGGCGGGCTGTTCGGCCGCGGCGGGACCGGGACCGGGGGGCCCGTGCCCGGCGCGGACCAGGAGGCGGAGCTCCCGCTCCGCGTCGAAGAGGCCTACCACGGCGGCAGACGCGGCATCACCCTCTCGGGACCGGACGGTCCGCGGACCTACGACGTGAACGTTCCCCGCGGCGTCCTCGACGGCCAGCGCATCCGGCTGGCCGGAGAGGGCGGCCGGGGGAGCGGCGGCGGCTCGTCGGGCGACCTGTATCTGCGGGTGCGGATCACACCGGACTCGCGGTTCCGGCTGGAGGGCCGTGACATCCACGTGGTCCTCCCGGTCACCCCCTGGGAGGCCGCGCTCGGCGCCACCGTGCCCGTTTCCACCCCCGGCGGCACGGCGAAGGTCGCAGTGCCGGGCGGTTCCTCCAGCGGCCGCAGGCTGCGGCTGCGCGGTGAGGGGATGCCCAACCCCCGCGGCGGCGACGGGGACCTCTACGCGGAGGTCCGGATCATGGTGCCGCCGAAGCTCTCCGAACGCGAACGCGAACTGTTCGGCCGACTCGCCGCCGACACCACCTTCGACCCGAGGAAGCCAGGATGACCCACGACCCCCGGTCCGCGGAGCGGGCCCCCGGGCACCGCCCGGCGACACCACCGGCCCGGCAGTCGGGCGTGAACGTCGTCGTACGGCGCTACGCGATGGATCCGGTCCCGCGGCTGGACCTGGACGCCGTGGCACGCCGCGCCTCCCTCCACCCCGAGGCCGTGCGGCGGTTCGTCGCGCTCGGCCTGATCGACGCGACCCGCGGCGCTGACGGACGGCTGTGGTTCGACCGGAGCGCGCCTTCGGCACTCGCCCGCATCCAACGCCTACGGGCCGGGCTGCACCTCAACTACGCCTCCCTCGGTCTGGTGCTCGATCTGCTC
The genomic region above belongs to Streptomyces marianii and contains:
- a CDS encoding DnaJ C-terminal domain-containing protein, with the protein product MARDYYDVLGVGRGAGSDEIQAAFRKLARRHHPDVNRDPEAEERFREINEAYGVLSDPDTRRRYDRFGEHFRDVPEDYDERVAAAAGARGGAGPGGAGRRVRFVSDFGDGYEGGAGVDFEDLFGGLFGRGGTGTGGPVPGADQEAELPLRVEEAYHGGRRGITLSGPDGPRTYDVNVPRGVLDGQRIRLAGEGGRGSGGGSSGDLYLRVRITPDSRFRLEGRDIHVVLPVTPWEAALGATVPVSTPGGTAKVAVPGGSSSGRRLRLRGEGMPNPRGGDGDLYAEVRIMVPPKLSERERELFGRLAADTTFDPRKPG
- a CDS encoding chaperone modulator CbpM, coding for MTHDPRSAERAPGHRPATPPARQSGVNVVVRRYAMDPVPRLDLDAVARRASLHPEAVRRFVALGLIDATRGADGRLWFDRSAPSALARIQRLRAGLHLNYASLGLVLDLLDRISELEDALRRSNAGARSDESWI